One part of the Raphanus sativus cultivar WK10039 chromosome 7, ASM80110v3, whole genome shotgun sequence genome encodes these proteins:
- the LOC108815398 gene encoding putative F-box/kelch-repeat protein At2g44030, producing MKKIKKESSSESPPSFLSLPHDIVFNTLARIPRTSYPILYLVSKSFRSLLASPGLEAARSLIGRPEKYLHVCLNLNNKRNPNPRWFILSQGELIPTSSFPYKHLKSSSVVSTGSCTYIIGGEIVVNGRKKGSKRVFLIDCKTHQWRKLPNMRLSRKQAVVKVMDGKIYVIGGCSSEYSTKDENYGEVYDPNTQTWEPTTPNLRSKKGYYSSKICFLDSDSFCSTRLSSVELEKKLWFVVRDGELRCGGLSWWTTVRGLKAILSSNDLISVTNSGQDRRVIVWWKTSYNAEECETEIWCAQILIGIWDQKTVNGFIEWSQSAFTFQGCHRDSEFILHSALVTHAY from the coding sequence atgaagaagatcaagaaagaATCATCATCAGAGTCTCCTCCTTCATTTTTGTCGTTACCGCACGACATCGTTTTCAACACTCTGGCAAGGATCCCTCGAACCAGTTATCCAATTCTATATCTTGTCTCCAAGAGTTTCCGTTCACTCCTCGCTTCGCCTGGCCTCGAGGCCGCACGATCACTCATCGGAAGACCCGAGAAGTACCTCCACGTCTGCTTAAACCTCAATAACAAACGTAACCCTAACCCTAGGTGGTTCATACTTTCCCAAGGTGAGTTGATACCAACCTCTTCGTTTCCCTACAAACATCTCAAGTCCTCGAGTGTTGTCTCAACTGGTTCTTGTACTTACATAATCGGCGGTGAAATCGTGGTGAATGgaagaaaaaaaggaagcaAAAGAGTGTTTCTAATCGACTGTAAAACTCATCAGTGGCGTAAACTCCCCAACATGCGTCTTTCTAGAAAACAAGCAGTCGTTAAGGTGATGGACGGTAAGATCTATGTGATTGGAGGCTGCAGCAGCGAGTACTCTACCAAAGACGAGAACTATGGAGAGGTTTACGACCCAAACACACAAACTTGGGAGCCCACAACACCCAATCTCAGAAGTAAAAAAGGCTATTACAGTTCTAAGATTTGCTTCCTAGATTCAGATTCTTTCTGTTCCACCAGGTTGTCCTCGGTAGAGTTAGAGAAAAAGTTGTGGTTTGTGGTTCGCGATGGTGAACTACGTTGCGGTGGCTTATCTTGGTGGACTACAGTTCGGGGACTTAAAGCAATATTATCCTCTAATGATCTTATTTCCGTGACGAACTCTGGCCAAGACAGGAGAGTTATAGTTTGGTGGAAGACTAGTTATAATGCTGAGGAATGTGAAACTGAGATTTGGTGTGCACAGATTTTAATTGGGATTTGGGATCAGAAGACGGTTAATGGATTCATAGAGTGGTCTCAGAGTGCGTTTACCTTCCAGGGATGTCATCGTGATTCCGAATTCATTTTGCATTCTGCTTTAGTAACTCATGCTTAttga
- the LOC130497510 gene encoding anoctamin-like protein At1g73020 isoform X2, translating to MDGSNGEERLVHEVALVVPKRTREEEEGDCVEVLVTELKKRGMVVDKDVGLADVFLKVAAPLETLESAAAELHIRKPTRLGMDLPFEMQGSEAFIQQPDGSLFSWFERFRCYQHLLYGIVNCYGHDVTLKLDGRELCWAAGESLVRKLESEGVIKQMFPLHDELKRKELLPTWALNWWNFTNQPIDKIYSYFGAKIGVYFSFLGMYTQWLLFPALLGFIVQMVDFGSLQFLVLPSFFVITTLWAALFLQFWKRKNAALLARWQINCLVGPSQGYRFLGMEWSSLPFPKELVRNLGDEKFKEKEPYQRYEWFAYRKRFVLLAIYLLIIQYLTRLGAKVSVKLINREVNESVEYRANSLIYKVFGLYFMQTYIGIFYHALLHRNFMTLRQLLLQRLIISQVFWTLMDGSLPYLKYSYRKFRARKKKRNEVGPSTGKIQISSRVEKEYFKPTYSASIGVELEDGLFDDSLKLALQFGMIMMFACAFPLAFTLAAVSNIMEIRTTALKLLVTLQRPSPRAAATIGAWLNIWQFLVVMSICTNSALLVCLYDKEGKWKMEPGLAAILIMEHILLLLKFGLSRLVPEEPAWVRANRLKNVTQAQDMYSKQLLRSSSGESTPMVTPEQEQKQQQELKQS from the exons ATGGATGGAAGCAATGGAGAGGAGCGACTCGTTCACGAGGTTGCTCTTGTGGTTCCTAAGAGGactcgagaagaagaagaaggagactgtGTTGAAGTTTTGGTGACTGAACTAAAGAAGAGAGGGATGGTTGTCGATAAAGATGTTGGTCTCGCAGATGTGTTTCTCAAG GTAGCAGCTCCTTTGGAGACCTTGGAGAGTGCAGCAGCAGAGCTTCATATACGTAAACCTACTCGTCTTG GAATGGATCTGCCCTTTGAGATGCAAGGGTCTGAGGCTTTCATTCAGCAACCTGATGGGTCTCTGTTCAGCTGGTTTGAACGTTTTCGTTGCTATCAACACCTTCTCTATGGAATT GTAAATTGTTATGGACACGACGTTACACTGAAACTTGACGGCAGAGAGCTTTGTTGGGCAGCAGGAGAATCATTAGTTAGAAAGTTGGAATCAGAGGGCGTCATCAAACAAATGTTTCCTCTGCATG ATGAACTGAAGAGGAAAGAACTTCTCCCAACTTGGGCTTTAAACTGGTGGAACTTCACAAATCAACCAATTGATAAGATCTACTCTTACTTCGGTGCAAAG ATTGGAGTCTACTTTTCCTTCTTGGGAATGTATACCCAGTGGTTACTATTTCCAGCCTTGCTCGGATTTATTGTCCAGATGGTTGATTTTGG gTCTTTGCAGTTTCTTGTTCTCCCAAGTTTCTTTGTCATTACCACACTCTGGGCTGCCTTGTTTCTTCAGTTCTGGAAACGTAAAAACGCTGCTTTATTAGCTAG ATGGCAGATAAACTGTTTAGTTGGTCCCAGTCAAGGATATAGATTTCTCGGAATGGAATGGAGCTCACTTCCCTTTCCAAAGGAGCTTGTAAGGAATCTAGGAGATGAGAAGTTCAAAGAGAAGGAACCATATCAAAGATACGAATGGTTTGCTTATCGCAAGAG GTTTGTATTGCTGGCTATCTACCTTCTAATCATTCAGTACCTCACGAGGTTGGGAGCCAAAGTGTCTGTCAAGCTGATAAATCGAGAGGTGAACGAGAGTGTTGAGTACCGAGCTAACAGCTTGATTTACAAA GTCTTTGGGCTCTACTTTATGCAGACATACATTGGGATCTTCTACCATGCTCTATTACACCGAAACTTCATGACACTTCGACAACTATTGCTCCAACGGTTGATAATCTCACAG GTTTTCTGGACCTTGATGGATGGTTCTTTGCCTTACCTTAAGTACAGCTACAGAAAGTTTAGAGCTAG gaagaagaagagaaatgaAGTTGGACCATCAACaggaaaaatacaaatatcCTCAAGAGTTGAGAAGGAATACTTCAAGCCTACATATTCAGCAAGCATTGGCGTAGAACTTGAAGATGGACTATTTGATG ATTCACTCAAGCTGGCCTTGCAGTTTGGAATGATCATGATGTTTGCTTGTGCCTTCCCTCTTGCTTTTACCCTTGCTGCAGTG AGCAATATAATGGAAATAAGAACAACTGCTTTAAAGCTATTGGTCACATTGCAAAGGCCTTCTCCTCGTGCTGCAGCAACAATTGGAGCTTGGTTAAACATATGGCAG TTTCTGGTAGTAATGTCCATATGCACAAACTCGGCGCTCTTGGTATGCTTATACGACAAAGAAGGAAAGTGGAAGATGGAACCAGGGCTGGCTGCAATTCTCATCATGGAACATATACTCTTGCTTCTTAAATTTGGACTCTCTCGTCTTGTCCCTGAAGAGCCTGCTTGGGTTAGAGCCAATCGTCTGAAGAATGTGACACAAGCACAAGACATGTATAGTAAACAGCTCTTGAGAAGCAGTTCTGGTGAGTCTACCCCCATGGTAACACCTgaacaagaacaaaaacaacaacaagaactGAAGCAATCGTGA
- the LOC130497510 gene encoding anoctamin-like protein At1g73020 isoform X1 → MDGSNGEERLVHEVALVVPKRTREEEEGDCVEVLVTELKKRGMVVDKDVGLADVFLKVAAPLETLESAAAELHIRKPTRLGMDLPFEMQGSEAFIQQPDGSLFSWFERFRCYQHLLYGIVNCYGHDVTLKLDGRELCWAAGESLVRKLESEGVIKQMFPLHDELKRKELLPTWALNWWNFTNQPIDKIYSYFGAKIGVYFSFLGMYTQWLLFPALLGFIVQMVDFGSLQFLVLPSFFVITTLWAALFLQFWKRKNAALLARWQINCLVGPSQGYRFLGMEWSSLPFPKELVRNLGDEKFKEKEPYQRYEWFAYRKRFRNDVLVFISIICLQLPFELAFAHTYEMITSNTAKFVLLAIYLLIIQYLTRLGAKVSVKLINREVNESVEYRANSLIYKVFGLYFMQTYIGIFYHALLHRNFMTLRQLLLQRLIISQVFWTLMDGSLPYLKYSYRKFRARKKKRNEVGPSTGKIQISSRVEKEYFKPTYSASIGVELEDGLFDDSLKLALQFGMIMMFACAFPLAFTLAAVSNIMEIRTTALKLLVTLQRPSPRAAATIGAWLNIWQFLVVMSICTNSALLVCLYDKEGKWKMEPGLAAILIMEHILLLLKFGLSRLVPEEPAWVRANRLKNVTQAQDMYSKQLLRSSSGESTPMVTPEQEQKQQQELKQS, encoded by the exons ATGGATGGAAGCAATGGAGAGGAGCGACTCGTTCACGAGGTTGCTCTTGTGGTTCCTAAGAGGactcgagaagaagaagaaggagactgtGTTGAAGTTTTGGTGACTGAACTAAAGAAGAGAGGGATGGTTGTCGATAAAGATGTTGGTCTCGCAGATGTGTTTCTCAAG GTAGCAGCTCCTTTGGAGACCTTGGAGAGTGCAGCAGCAGAGCTTCATATACGTAAACCTACTCGTCTTG GAATGGATCTGCCCTTTGAGATGCAAGGGTCTGAGGCTTTCATTCAGCAACCTGATGGGTCTCTGTTCAGCTGGTTTGAACGTTTTCGTTGCTATCAACACCTTCTCTATGGAATT GTAAATTGTTATGGACACGACGTTACACTGAAACTTGACGGCAGAGAGCTTTGTTGGGCAGCAGGAGAATCATTAGTTAGAAAGTTGGAATCAGAGGGCGTCATCAAACAAATGTTTCCTCTGCATG ATGAACTGAAGAGGAAAGAACTTCTCCCAACTTGGGCTTTAAACTGGTGGAACTTCACAAATCAACCAATTGATAAGATCTACTCTTACTTCGGTGCAAAG ATTGGAGTCTACTTTTCCTTCTTGGGAATGTATACCCAGTGGTTACTATTTCCAGCCTTGCTCGGATTTATTGTCCAGATGGTTGATTTTGG gTCTTTGCAGTTTCTTGTTCTCCCAAGTTTCTTTGTCATTACCACACTCTGGGCTGCCTTGTTTCTTCAGTTCTGGAAACGTAAAAACGCTGCTTTATTAGCTAG ATGGCAGATAAACTGTTTAGTTGGTCCCAGTCAAGGATATAGATTTCTCGGAATGGAATGGAGCTCACTTCCCTTTCCAAAGGAGCTTGTAAGGAATCTAGGAGATGAGAAGTTCAAAGAGAAGGAACCATATCAAAGATACGAATGGTTTGCTTATCGCAAGAGGTTTAGGAATGATGTTCTTGTTTTCATAAGCATTATCTGCCTCCAGCTTCCATTTGAGCTTGCGTTTGCTCACACTTACGAGATGATCACATCCAATACAGCCAA GTTTGTATTGCTGGCTATCTACCTTCTAATCATTCAGTACCTCACGAGGTTGGGAGCCAAAGTGTCTGTCAAGCTGATAAATCGAGAGGTGAACGAGAGTGTTGAGTACCGAGCTAACAGCTTGATTTACAAA GTCTTTGGGCTCTACTTTATGCAGACATACATTGGGATCTTCTACCATGCTCTATTACACCGAAACTTCATGACACTTCGACAACTATTGCTCCAACGGTTGATAATCTCACAG GTTTTCTGGACCTTGATGGATGGTTCTTTGCCTTACCTTAAGTACAGCTACAGAAAGTTTAGAGCTAG gaagaagaagagaaatgaAGTTGGACCATCAACaggaaaaatacaaatatcCTCAAGAGTTGAGAAGGAATACTTCAAGCCTACATATTCAGCAAGCATTGGCGTAGAACTTGAAGATGGACTATTTGATG ATTCACTCAAGCTGGCCTTGCAGTTTGGAATGATCATGATGTTTGCTTGTGCCTTCCCTCTTGCTTTTACCCTTGCTGCAGTG AGCAATATAATGGAAATAAGAACAACTGCTTTAAAGCTATTGGTCACATTGCAAAGGCCTTCTCCTCGTGCTGCAGCAACAATTGGAGCTTGGTTAAACATATGGCAG TTTCTGGTAGTAATGTCCATATGCACAAACTCGGCGCTCTTGGTATGCTTATACGACAAAGAAGGAAAGTGGAAGATGGAACCAGGGCTGGCTGCAATTCTCATCATGGAACATATACTCTTGCTTCTTAAATTTGGACTCTCTCGTCTTGTCCCTGAAGAGCCTGCTTGGGTTAGAGCCAATCGTCTGAAGAATGTGACACAAGCACAAGACATGTATAGTAAACAGCTCTTGAGAAGCAGTTCTGGTGAGTCTACCCCCATGGTAACACCTgaacaagaacaaaaacaacaacaagaactGAAGCAATCGTGA
- the LOC108814575 gene encoding protein HOTHEAD, which produces MFWFLQSPMALKLFLFLFALLLCLPTSLSSTASKGKEQKLKFNPYRYTFIDKASTFASSSSSSFSSNGQDSTYDYIVIGGGTAGCPLAATLSRNFSVLVLERGGVPFTNANVSFLRNFHIGLADTSASSASQAFVSTDGVYNARARVLGGGSCINAGFYSRADAAFVKRAGWDPKLVNESYPWVEREIVHQPKLTLWQKALRDSLLEVGVRPFNGFTYDHVSGTKIGGTIFDRFGRRHTAAELLAYANPQKLRVLIYATVQKIVFDTSGTRPRVTGVIFKDEKGNQHQALLSNRKGSEVILSSGAIGSPQMLMLSGIGPKRELKRLKIPLVLENEHVGKGMADNPMNTILVPSKQPIEQSLIQTVGITKMGVYVEASTGFGQSPESIHTHYGVMSDKNELFSTIPAKQRRPEATQAYIRRNKYQLHEAFNGSFILEKLAYPISRGHLSLLNTNVDDNPSVTFNYFKHPVDLQRCVEAIRLVSKVVTSKRFLNYTQCDKQNVHEMLSLSVKANINLRPKQVNDTKSMAQFCKDTVVTIWHYHGGCLVGKVVSPDRKVLGVNRLRVIDGSTFDESPGTNPQATVMMMGRYMGVKILRERLGNKAGV; this is translated from the exons ATGTTTTGGTTTCTGCAGTCTCCAATGGCTCTCAagctctttctctttctctttgctcttcttctctgtcTACCAACTTCTCTCTCCTCCACTGCTTCTAAAG GTAAAGAGCAGAAGCTGAAGTTCAATCCTTACAGATACACGTTCATCGATAAAGCCAGCACATTCGCATCATCTTCctcatcttctttttcatcCAACGGTCAAGATTCCACGTACGACTACATAGTCATCGGAGGCGGAACCGCAGGCTGCCCCCTAGCTGCAACGCTGTCGCGGAATTTCAGCGTTCTTGTTTTAGAGAGAGGTGGCGTTCCGTTTACAAACGCAAACGTCTCTTTCCTCAGGAACTTCCACATCGGACTTGCTGACACGTCAGCTTCCTCTGCGTCTCAGGCATTTGTTTCTACTGACGGCGTTTATAACGCTCGTGCTAGAGTTCTTGGCGGCGGTTCTTGTATTAACGCCGGTTTCTACTCCAGAGCCGATGCTGC GTTCGTGAAGCGAGCAGGATGGGATCCGAAGCTAGTGAACGAGTCGTATCCATGGGTGGAGCGAGAGATCGTTCATCAGCCGAAGCTGACGTTATGGCAGAAAGCTCTGAGAGACAGTCTTTTAGAGGTTGGAGTCAGACCTTTCAATGGCTTCACTTACGATCACGTCTCTGGCACCAAGATCGGCGGCACAATATTCGATAGGTTCGGCCGTCGTCACACCGCTGCAGAGCTTCTTGCTTACGCTAACCCTCAGAAGCTCCGTGTCTTGATCTATGCCACCGTGCAAAAGATAGTCTTTGACACATCTG GAACAAGACCTAGAGTAACAGGTGTGATATTCAAAGACGAGAAAGGTAACCAGCACCAGGCTCTGCTCTCGAATAGGAAAGGAAGTGAAGTGATCTTGTCTAGTGGAGCCATTGGGTCACCACAGATGCTGATGTTAAGTGGGATTGGACCTAAGAGGGAGCTTAAGAGACTGAAGATTCCGTTGGTTCTTGAGAATGAACATGTGGGGAAAGGAATGGCTGATAATCCGATGAACACCATCTTGGTGCCTTCAAAGCAGCCTATAGAGCAGTCACTTATACAGACCGTTGGAATCACAAAGATGGGTGTGTATGTTGAAGCCAGCACTGGCTTTGGTCAGTCCCCTGAGAGCATTCATACTCACTATGGGGTTATGTCTGACAAG AATGAATTGTTTTCCACCATACCTGCAAAGCAGAGAAGACCAGAGGCAACACAAGCTTACATCAGAAGAAACAAGTACCAACTTCATGAAGCATTCAATGGAAGTTTCATCTTGGAGAAACTAGCTTACCCAATCTCTAGAGGGCACTTGAGCTTGCTCAACACAAATGTAGATGACAACCCTTCAGTCACCTTCAACTACTTCAAACACCCGGTGGATCTCCAACGCTGCGTTGAAGCCATTCGTCTGGTTTCAAAAGTTGTGACGTCTAAACGTTTCCTAAACTACACGCAGTGCGACAAGCAAAACGTACACGAGATGCTTAGCTTAAGCGTCAAGGCAAACATCAATCTAAGACCAAAGCAAGTGAATGATACCAAATCCATGGCTCAGTTCTGTAAAGACACTGTTGTCACAATCTGGCACTATCATGGTGGTTGTCTTGTGGGTAAAGTAGTGAGCCCTGACCGCAAAGTTCTCGGTGTTAACAGGCTCAGAGTTATTGATGGTTCCACATTTGATGAGTCTCCTGGAACCAACCCTCAAGCCACAGTCATGATGATGGGAAG ATACATGGGAGTCAAGATTCTTCGAGAGAGACTTGGAAACAAGGCAGGTGTTTAA
- the LOC108807797 gene encoding putative F-box/kelch-repeat protein At2g44030 — MTKNSSSSESPPSFLSLPHDIVFNTLARISRTNYPVLSLVSKSFRSLLSSPELEAARSLIGRPEKYLHVCLNLNNNKNNPNPRWFILSERKLIPTPSFPYRHLNSSCLVSTGSETYVIGGGLERSKRVFLIDCKTHQWRELPSMRLSRKEAVAEVMDGKIYVIGGCSSNYSKYNGEVYNPNTQTWEFATATKNDLLNRKSRYSSTRCFIPTDFSSSTKSSLSVLTDKQLWLVVQDGELRCCGSCWWTLVTGLEAISSNYLISVTNSGQDKRVLVWWKTNYAEKCETEIWCAQILIKIWGYKSIQGFIEWSENVFTYQGCHKSDDDDDDDDSEFLLHSAFVSHDY, encoded by the coding sequence ATGACGAAgaattcatcatcatcagagtCTCCTCCGTCGTTTTTGTCGTTACCGCACGACATCGTCTTCAACACTCTTGCTAGGATCTCTCGAACCAACTATCCAGTTCTGTCTCTTGTCTCCAAGAGTTTCCGTTCACTCCTGTCTTCGCCTGAACTCGAGGCCGCACGATCACTCATCGGAAGACCCGAGAAGTACCTCCACGTCTGCTTAAACCTcaataacaacaaaaacaacCCTAACCCTAGATGGTTCATACTTTCCGAACGTAAGTTGATACCAACCCCTTCGTTTCCCTACCGACATCTCAACTCCTCGTGTCTTGTCTCAACTGGTTCTGAGACCTACGTAATCGGCGGTGGACTCGAAAGAAGCAAAAGAGTGTTTCTAATCGACTGTAAAACTCACCAGTGGCGTGAACTCCCCAGCATGCGTCTTTCTCGAAAAGAAGCAGTCGCTGAGGTGATGGACGGTAAGATCTATGTGATTGGAGGCTGCAGCAGCAACTACTCTAAGTATAATGGAGAGGTTTACAACCCAAATACTCAAACTTGGGAGTTCGCAACTGCCACAAAAAACGATCTCCTTAATCGAAAAAGTCGTTACAGTTCCACGAGGTGCTTTATACCCACAGATTTTTCCAGTTCCACCAAGTCGTCCTTGTCCGTGCTAACAGATAAACAGTTGTGGTTGGTGGTTCAAGATGGTGAACTACGTTGCTGTGGCTCATGTTGGTGGACTTTAGTAACGGGACTTGAAGCAATATCCTCTAACTATCTGATTTCGGTGACGAACTCTGGGCAAGACAAGAGAGTTTTAGTTTGGTGGAAGACTAATTATGCTGAGAAATGTGAAACTGAGATTTGGTGTGCACAGATTTTAATTAAGATTTGGGGTTACAAGTCGATTCAAGGATTCATAGAGTGGTCTGAGAATGTGTTTACCTACCAGGGATGTCATaaatctgatgatgatgatgatgatgatgattccgAATTCCTTTTGCATTCTGCTTTTGTAAGTCATGATTActga